From the genome of Nasonia vitripennis strain AsymCx chromosome 1, Nvit_psr_1.1, whole genome shotgun sequence, one region includes:
- the LOC100119480 gene encoding CCAAT/enhancer-binding protein zeta — MRKGLDDGMSAVVKKWYEEYPKAEGPSKHGKSEMEVIELKSEAKKCLDSESNAYHLRQSKSRSSDYSWLKTAISKGTLDDRVAAGIVLVQNSPKHNLNHLTTLVSQVKVAKHNQCGMVITAIRDLFLNDLLHPEYKLLKFEEQNLDQLDSFNQTFKPDDDFNAQKRPTLSRNKLLAIWYFEDQLKETYERFVTALSTIANDTVDTNREKAVAVINDLLMGNAEQEHKLLDFLVNKIGDPGSKVASKAVFSLTKLLHEHPNMKIIVLKEVEKLLFRTNIAQRAQYFAICLLTQFVLSKEDTQVATTLIDVYFAFFKACLKKGEPDSRMMAAILTGVNRAYPFSDISSIKLNEHIDSVYKVVHIGSFNVSLNALSLLFQVVGKDPKQSNRFYSAFYRKLFDPRIGTANKRAIFLNLLYRVLRNDQSILRTHAFIKRILQVCCYYPANMACATLYVISQVLQSKKLTNKALTRFAPNVMDDQVVESVQQKDKPKKKESTMVLSNVVVDHPEDKSKDAGETDEVVEVKNEFKATFYDPFHRNPLHSGANLSFYSELAALVRHFHPSVSLFAHNIIQGKPIDYTGDPLEDLSLIRFLDRYVFKNPKKLESKRVIKKNDPLAQRAAYTPKGIRSIPVDSSAYLNEREERIPVDELFLYKYLTKRKEVRGVKDADDADDEDDNESVNSEDFNAMMDQLSKGKDLEDIEELDIAGDFSAASKKAKKGKSEDDQDDLGEEDEDADDEDDDISDVGEDSEMEAGELDGEGDDEEFEDLDDMDLDDLDDDLSDMEFNDDDDDEELESNSSKKRKHSKPGGGKAKKSKGIDENTFVSAEEFAEMLEKQGQNKFKHGASRNMSDRDGANAKQLDWETERNQRISGFRGGKKGKKPFNKNFKNKKNFSKHQKPMKRRK, encoded by the exons ATGAGGAAAGGACTTGATGACGGCATGTCTGCCGTTGTTAAAAAATGGTATGAGGAGTATCCAAAGGCAGAAGGACCAAGCAAACATGGCAAAAGTGAAATGGAAGTAATAGAATTGAAGTCTGAAGCAAAGAAATGTCTTGATTCAGAAAGTAATGCTTATCACCTCAGGCAGTCAAAATCTAGGAGCTCTGATTATTCTTGGCTGAAAACTGCTATATCAAAGGGTACGCTAGATGATAGGGTAGCTGCTGGTATAGTTTTGGTCCAGAATAGTCCAAAACACAACCTAAATCACCTCACCACATTGGTATCTCAAGTTAAGGTTGCCAAACATAATCAATGTGGTATGGTTATCACTGCTATAAgagatttatttttgaacgATCTCCTTCACCCAGAATACAAACTTTTGAAGTTTGAAGAGCAGAATCTCGATCAATTGGACAGTTTTAATCAAACTTTTAAACCAGATGATGATTTCAATGCACAGAAAAGGCCAACTTTGTCGAGGAACAAATTGTTGGCTATCTGGTATTTTGAAGATCAGTTGAAAGAGACTTATGAGCGCTTTGTTACTGCACTGTCAACTATAGCTAACGACACTGTAGATACCAACCGTGAAAAAGCTGTAGCAGTAATAAATGACTTGCTTATGGGCAATGCTGAACAAGAGCACAAACTTCTTGATTTTCTTGTTAATAAAATTGGTGATCCTGGCAGCAAAGTAGCTTCAAAGGCTGTTTTCTCACTTACTAAACTTTTGCACGAACATCCCAAtatgaaaataattgttttaaaagaaGTGGAGAAATTATTGTTCAGAACAAATATTGCTCAGAGAGCCCAGTACTTTGCCATATGCTTATTAACCCAGTTTGTTCTGTCAAAGGAAGATACTCAAGTTGCCACAACTCTCATTGATGTATATTTTGCATTCTTCAAAGCATGTTTGAAAAAAGGAGAACCAGACAGTAGAATGATGGCTGCAATATTGACCGGTGTGAATAGAGCTTATCCCTTTTCAGATATAAGTTCAATCAAATTAAATGAGCATATAGACTCTGTATATAAAGTTGTACATATTGGATCTTTCAATGTCTCTCTGAATGCTCTCAGCTTATTGTTTCAA GTCGTTGGTAAGGATCCCAAGCAATCGAATAGATTTTACTCCGCTTTTTACCGCAAACTGTTTGATCCGCGAATTGGGACTGCAAACAAAAGGGCAATTTTCTTGAACTTGCTGTATAGAGTTTTACGCAACGACCAAAGTATACTGCGAACGCACGCTTTTATAAAGAGGATTCTACAAGTCTGCTGTTATTACCCTGCTAATATGGCTTGTGCCACGTTGTATGTTATATCTCAAGTACTACAATCCAAAAAGCTTACCAACAAAGCTTTGACCCGATTTGCTCCAAATGTCATGGATGATCAAGTGGTTGAAAGTGTTCAGCAGAAAGATAAGcccaaaaagaaagaaagcacAATGGTACTGTCTAATGTTGTGGTTGATCATCCCGAAGATAAAAGTAAAGACGCAGGGGAAACTGATGAAGTAGTTGAggtgaaaaatgaatttaaagcaACCTTCTATGATCCTTTTCACCGCAACCCGTTGCACTCTGGAGCAAATCTGAGCTTCTACTCTGAATTGGCAGCTCTTGTAAGGCATTTCCATCCCAGTGTTTCTTTATTCGCTCATAATATTATACAAG GAAAACCCATTGATTATACTGGAGACCCCCTTGAAGACTTGAGTCTAATTCGTTTCCTGGATCGTTATGTCTTCAAAAATCCAAAGAAACTCGAAAGTAAACGTGTCATTAAGAAGAACGATCCACTAGCTCAGAGAGCCGCTTACACTCCAAAAGGAATTCGCTCAATCCCAGTCGACAGTTCAGCGTATCTTAATGAAAGGGAAGAAAGAATACCTGTTGATGAGCTCTTCCTCTACAAATACTTAACTAAGCGTAAGGAAGTCAGAGGTGTCAAAGATGCTGACGATGCAGATGACGAAGACGATAACGAAAGTGTCAATAGTGAAGATTTCAACGCGATGATGGACCAGTTGAGTAAGGGTAAAGACTTGGAGGATATTGAAGAATTGGACATAGCAGGTGATTTTAGTGCTGCGTCGAAGAAGGCCAAGAAAGGCAAATCGGAAG ACGACCAAGACGACCTCGGAGAGGAAGATGAAGATGCGGATGATGAAGACGATGACATTTCTGACGTTGGTGAAGATAGTGAAATGGAAGCAGGTGAGCTTGACGGAGAAGGTGATGACGAAGAGTTCGAAGATTTGGATGACATGGACTTGGACGATCTCGACGATGATCTGAGCGATATGGAATtcaacgacgacgatgacgatgaaGAACTCGAAAGTAACTCATCCAAGAAACGCAAACACAGTAAACCAGGTGGCGGCAAAGCCAAAAAGAGCAAAGGCATTGACGAAAATACATTTGTGTCTGCGGAAGAATTTGCTGAAATGCTGGAGAAACAGGGACAAAACAAATTCAAACACGGAGCGAGTCGCAATATGAGTGATCGTGACGGCGCGAACGCGAAACAATTAGATTGGGAGACCGAGCGCAATCAACGAATCTCCGGTTTCCGAGGTGGAAAGAAAGGCAAGAAGCCGTTTAACAAGAACTTTAAGAATAAAAAGAACTTCTCGAAACACCAGAAACCGATGAAGCGACGAAAGTAA
- the LOC100113560 gene encoding chromobox protein homolog 1, translating into MSKSKDSPSTEGETEEEYSVEKVLDRRVVKGKVEYFLKWKGYSNEENTWEPEENLDCPDLIAQFEEARKKKEAAAASKRTEEKEQKKRKSSSTPTPTQSKKKATEEKKAEGFDRNLDPERIIGATDSSGELMFLMKWKGTDDADLVPARIANEKCPQIVIRFYEERLTWHNPVHDDEGGHKPDPE; encoded by the exons ATGAGCAAAAGCAAAGATTCGCCGTCGACCGAGGGAGAAACGGAGGAGGAATACTCGGTGGAGAAGGTGTTGGACAGGAGAGTCGTCAAGGGCAAG GTTGAGTACTTCCTCAAGTGGAAGGGTTACTCCAACGAGGAGAACACTTGGGAGCCCGAGGAAAACCTCGATTGTCCAGACCTGATCGCCCAGTTCGAGGAGGCaaggaagaagaaagaggctgctgctgccagcAAGAGAACCGAAGAGAAGGAACAGAAAAAGAGGAAGAGCTCCAGCACGCCCACTCCTACCCAGTCCAAGAAAAAGGCAACAGAAGAGAAGAAAGCTGAAG GCTTTGACAGGAATTTGGATCCAGAGCGCATCATAGGTGCGACTGACTCCAGTGGAGAACTCATGTTCCTGATGAAGTGGAAGGGAACTGACGACGCGGACCTCGTGCCAGCTCGAATTGCCAACGAGAAGTGTCCGCAAATAGTCATAAGATTTTATGAGGAAAGATTAACGTGGCACAACCCCGTTCACGACGATGAAGGCGGTCACAAACCAGATCCAGAGTAG